Within Conexibacter woesei DSM 14684, the genomic segment CGAGGCGCTGCGCCGCGTGGACGGCGCCGCCGACGCCGACGACCCGAACGACAGGAGGCAGCGATGAGCAGCCAGACGACGATCGACGCCCGCCCGGAAGCCGCGCCGGCGGTGGTCATGCACACGACGCGCGACGGCCTCGTGCTCGGCGGCGCGACCGTCGCGATGGGGCTGCTGGCCGGCCTCTTCTACAGCTACGCGGTCTCCGTGATGCCGGGCCTGCACGGCGCGGCCGACCTGACGGTCGTGGACGCGATGCAGAACGTCAACCGCGCGATCGAGAACCCGGTCTTCTTCGCGACCTTCCTCGGCGGCCCGGCGCTGGCGTTGTGGGCGCTGGTCGACGAGCGCCGCCGCGGCACGCGCGCCGGCACCCGCTGGGTCGCCGCCGGCGCCGGGCTCGCGGTCGCCACGCTCGCGA encodes:
- a CDS encoding anthrone oxygenase family protein, producing the protein MSSQTTIDARPEAAPAVVMHTTRDGLVLGGATVAMGLLAGLFYSYAVSVMPGLHGAADLTVVDAMQNVNRAIENPVFFATFLGGPALALWALVDERRRGTRAGTRWVAAGAGLAVATLAITFAFNIPLNDALDAAGDPSRIADVAKVRDDFETPWVIWNVVRTVTVVASFACLTRALFLRPRRPAR